CTGGCCGAGACTGTCGAAGTGAACAGCTATCTCTGCCAGGGAGGCGGTGCCTGCGCCAGTGTCTGCCCCAGTGGGGCGATGCGCTATCTCTATCCATCGGTCAGAGACACTTTGCAACGGCTGCGTAAATTGTTGCATACCTATCTTGAGCAAGGAGGGTGTTCTCCGGTGGTGGTGTTTCATGCCGCTTCGGATCAACCGTTGCCGAACGATATGCCCGCCCACTATCTGCCGGTAGTGGTGGAGGAGTTGGCCAGCACCGGCATGGATGTCTGGTTGACGGTTCTGGCTTATGGCGCCAGGCAAGTGTTGTTGGCGGATGACGGCGGCATGCCGTCGGCCGTGAAGAGTGCGATGCAGGAACAGTTCGCCATCGCGGAGGAGATCCTGCGTGCGATGGGGTATCCCCAAACATCGATCCGGCTGATTGCACATGCTGAATTGCTGCGGGATAGCGGTGAGGGTATGCCTGAGATCCCGCTGGCGGGATTTTCCGGGATCGGCAGCAAGCGGCAATCGATCTTTCTTGCCATCGACCACCTTTACGACCAGGCCGAGCGGCCCAAACCGATGGCCAGCCTTCCCGCGGGCGCTCCCTTTGGGACCGTCTATGTGGAGGAAAAGGCCTGTACCCTCTGCCTCTCCTGTGTCGGCGCCTGTCCAGGCAAGGCGTTGCAGAGTGGCAGCGAGGGTATGCCTCAGCTTCGTTTCATCGAGGCCAATTGTCTGCAGTGCGGACTCTGTACCCGCACCTGTCCCGAGGACGCAATCTGGATCACGCCGCGGTTGCTGTTCGAAGCAGAGAGTCGTAACCAGACCCGTACCCTGCGGGAAGAGGAGCCCTTTCTCTGTACCGCCTGCGGTAAACCCTTCGCAACCCGCTCGGTGATCGAAAAGATGCGAAGCAGACTTAAAGATCATTATATGTTTCAGAGCGAAAGGGCGCTCAAGCGGCTTACCCTGTGCGATAGCTGCCGGGTGGTGGATATTGTGCAGGACGCGGAGGCCATGGGCGGGGATCTGGATGGACGGTTGCAACAGTAGAGCCCCATTTTGACCAACCATTGAGAGATGCCGATTCTGCGATTGGATCCGGGGGGAGTGAGGACTTGGTCGATTTCAGTCCAATTTGTCATTTCTTTCCCATGAGAGCTGGTCCGGTGCTTGCAAACAGTATTTTGGAGGAGAGTGTGATGACCGAAATGAGCCAAGCCGTCCAAACTGACAATGAGTGCGCGGAAAACCCGTTGCCCGGTTCGGTGACTGACACCGCACCTGCTGTCGATCTGGATCGGGAACAGCACTATCGAATCGGCGCCTACGGCATGTTGGCTCAACTGTTGCGGCAATCCCCGGATCAACTAATGCTCGAAAAGGTCACCGGTTTTGCGACCGTGGAACCAAGCAGGGACGAGTTGGCGTTGGCGATGTCCATGTTGGGTCTATCCGCATCGGATTCGCGGCCGCAAGCGGTGGAGCTGGAGTTTCACGATCTGTTCATCGGCATGGGTCGCGGTGAGTTGGTGCCCTATGGCTCCTGGTATCTTACGGGGTTCCTGATGGAGAAACCCCTGGGCAGGCTGCGGGACGATCTGGCGATGTTGGGATTTCAACGCCAGGACGGTGTCACTGAACCGGAGGATCATGTTGCCGCACTGTGCGAAGTGATGGCAATGATGATCGGCGAAGGCGTCGGTTTCCGTCAGCAATCACACTTCTTCGAATCACATATGGCTGGTTGGCTGGAGCATTTTTTCGCTGATTTGAGTGAGGCGAAAGCTGCTGTCTTCTATCGTGCGGTGGGGCGCTTCGGCGCCGCATTCGCAGCGATGGAGAAACGTTACCTGAGTATGCCCGTGTAGCGCTCTATGTATGTAGCCTGACCGATTGTCACATGACTGAACTGTGAATCCGAGTGGAGGATGATTTCATGAAAAAACAGCTTAAGCAGAAACCGGATCCGAAACGCAGGGCGTTTCTGCGCGGCACTGCGAGTGCCGGTGTCGGCGTCGCCGTCGCGGCCAGCCTGCCCGGTCTGACAACGGCCTCCACGGATGAAGCTTCAAGCGAGTCGGCCAAGACAAAGAAAGGCTACCGCCTGACACCCCATATCGCGGCCTATTACAAGTCCACCGTGAGTTGAGTTTTTCGAGGATACCTGAATGAAACTGCATAAAACCTCCGATCTGGTGAACGACAGCAGTAAAGAGTCGGTTGAACCCGAAAGATCATCCGCCGGTCAGACCATGAGCCGTCGCGACTTTCTGCGTAACTCCAGCCTGATGGCAGGCGGCGCCGCATTGGCCACCGGATTTACCCCGGGCATGATGAAAAAGGCCGAAGCGGCAACAGCCGAAAAGGGTCAGGCGGAGCAGATCAAGACCATCTGTACCCACTGTTCGGTCGGTTGCGGCATCATCGCCGAGGTCCAGAATGGTGTCTGGACCGGCCAGGAGCCCGCCTTCGATCATCCCTTCAATCTGGGCGCCCATTGCGCAAAGGGCGCTTCGGTGCGTGAACACGGGCATGGCGAAAGACGGCTGAAATATCCCACCAAGCTGGTGGATGGCAAATGGAAACGCATCTCCTGGGAACAGGCGATCAACGAAATCGGCGACAAGATGCTCGAGGTGCGCGAGCAGTCGAGCCCCGATTCGGTCTACTGGCTGGGATCGGCCAAGCATAATAATGAACAGGCTTATTTGTTCCGCAAGTTCGCCGCATTCTGGGGTACCAACAATGTGGACCACCAGGCCCGTATCTGTCACTCCACCACGGTAGCCGGTGTCGCCAACACCTGGGGCTACGGTGCCATGACCAACTCCTATAACGACATCCATAACTCCAAGTCGATTCTGATCATCGGCGGCAATCCGGCGGAGGCCCACCCGGTCTCGCTGCAGCATGTGTTCAAGGCCAAGGAGCAGAACAATGCCCAGTTGATCGTTATCGATCCTCGATTTACCCGTACGGCAGCCCATGCCAACCAATACCTGCGGCTTCGTCCCGGTACGGATGTGCCCGTTGTCTGGGGCATGCTCTGGCATATCTTCAAAAACGGCTGGGAGGACAAGGAGTTCATCCGTCAACGGGTTTACGGACTGGAGGAGGTGAAGAAGGAGATCGCCAAATGGACGCCTGAAGAGGTGGAGCGTGTCTCAGGTGTACCTGAGAACCAGGTCTACGCAGCCGCCAAGACTATGGCGGACAATCGCCCCGGCACTTTCATATGGTGCATGGGGGGCACCCAGCATACCATCGGCAACAACAACACCCGGGCCTACTGCGTCTTCCAATTGGCCCTGGGCAACATGGGCACATCAGGAGGCGGGACCAACATCTTCCGTGGCCACGACAATGTGCAGGGCGCCACCGACTTCGGTGTTCTTTCCCACACACTGCCGGGCTATTACGGCCTGTCTAAGGGGGCCTGGGGACACTGGTCCAAGGTCTGGGGTGTGGATTATGACTGGCTCGCCGGCCGCTTCGAACAGGCCAGCTACGAGCAATCCAAGGGCAAGGATGCAATGGTGATGAACACCAAAGGTATCCCGGTATCACGCTGGATAGACGGCGTGCTGGAAGAGAAGGCTAACATTGCGCAAAAGGACAATGTGCGGGTGATGGTGTTATGGGGGCATGCACCCAACAGCCAGACCCGTGGCCAGGAGATGAAGAAGGCCATGGAGAAGCTGGATATGATGGTGATCATCGATCCCTATCCGACCGTCTCGGCGGTCATGCATGACAGGACCGATGGTGTCTATCTGCTGCCCGCCGCCACTCAATTCGAGACCTATGGTTCGGTTACCGCCTCCAACCGCTCACTGCAGTGGCGGGACAAGGTCATTGAGCCGATATTCGAATCCCTGCCGGACCACACCATTATGTATCGCCTGGCGAGCAAGCTTGGTTTCGCCGACGAGTTGTTCAAGCATATCAAGGTCGAGAACGACGAACCCTTGATCGAGGACATCACCCGCGAATTCAACAACGGCATGTGGACGATCGGTTATACCGGTCAGAGTCCGGAGCGCATGAAAAAGCAGCAACAGAACTGGGGAACCTTCGACTATACCAGCCTGTTGGCGGAGGGCGGTCCCTGCGACGGTGAATACTACGGTCTGCCCTGGCCCTGCTGGGGTACGGCGGATATGGGCCATCCCGGCACACCGAACCTCTACGACACCAGCAAACCGGTGGCCAAGGGCGGCCTCAACTTCCGTGCCCGTTTCGGAGTCGAGCGCAATGGTGAAAATCTGCTGGCAGAGGGATCCTATCCGGTCGGCAACGAGATCAAGAACGGTCATCCTGAGTTCACCGCCGACCTGTTGAAAAAACTGGGTTGGTGGGATGACTTGACCCCGGAGGAGAAAAAACTGGCGGAGGGCAAGAACTGGAAGACAGACCGTTCCGGCGGTATCCAGCGTGTCGCCATCAAGCATGGCTGCGCGCCCTTCGGCAATGCCAAGGCCCGGGCTGTGGTCTGGACCTTCCCCGATCCGGTACCGGTCCATCGCGAACCTCTTTATACCAACCGGCGTGATCTGGTGGAGAAGTATCCCACCTACGAGGACCGCAAGTCCTTCTATCGCTTGCCGACCCGCTACGGCTCGATTCAGGCCAAGGACTACTCCAAGGATTTCCCCATCATTCTCACCTCAGGTCGTCTGGTCGAGTATGAAGGCGGTGGTGATGAGTCCCGCTCCAATCCCTGGTTGGCGGAGCTGCAGCAGGATATGTTTATCGAGATGCATCCGCGCGATGCAAACAATGCCGGCGTCAGGGATGGCGAAGATGTCTGGGTCGAGGGCGCCGAGGGTG
This sequence is a window from Candidatus Thiodiazotropha sp. LNASS1. Protein-coding genes within it:
- a CDS encoding 4Fe-4S binding protein yields the protein MSESNTTAVSMVNRRARDLALQAMREIGVEATSLVNYQSRGRVAVIGDQTALEIAPRLNDKLSPIVVLTRGVEEPGAPVVPVGGRDLRIEGYLGAFKIHLGEAGRANAEILAVDLILDLSHTPLMDRVMNPPGYYHSSIEEDQLSPVLDEMAQMTGNFEKPRYFDYDPAICAHGRSGKHACTRCIDACPADAITSLAETVEVNSYLCQGGGACASVCPSGAMRYLYPSVRDTLQRLRKLLHTYLEQGGCSPVVVFHAASDQPLPNDMPAHYLPVVVEELASTGMDVWLTVLAYGARQVLLADDGGMPSAVKSAMQEQFAIAEEILRAMGYPQTSIRLIAHAELLRDSGEGMPEIPLAGFSGIGSKRQSIFLAIDHLYDQAERPKPMASLPAGAPFGTVYVEEKACTLCLSCVGACPGKALQSGSEGMPQLRFIEANCLQCGLCTRTCPEDAIWITPRLLFEAESRNQTRTLREEEPFLCTACGKPFATRSVIEKMRSRLKDHYMFQSERALKRLTLCDSCRVVDIVQDAEAMGGDLDGRLQQ
- a CDS encoding molecular chaperone; the encoded protein is MTEMSQAVQTDNECAENPLPGSVTDTAPAVDLDREQHYRIGAYGMLAQLLRQSPDQLMLEKVTGFATVEPSRDELALAMSMLGLSASDSRPQAVELEFHDLFIGMGRGELVPYGSWYLTGFLMEKPLGRLRDDLAMLGFQRQDGVTEPEDHVAALCEVMAMMIGEGVGFRQQSHFFESHMAGWLEHFFADLSEAKAAVFYRAVGRFGAAFAAMEKRYLSMPV
- a CDS encoding molybdopterin-dependent oxidoreductase, producing the protein MKLHKTSDLVNDSSKESVEPERSSAGQTMSRRDFLRNSSLMAGGAALATGFTPGMMKKAEAATAEKGQAEQIKTICTHCSVGCGIIAEVQNGVWTGQEPAFDHPFNLGAHCAKGASVREHGHGERRLKYPTKLVDGKWKRISWEQAINEIGDKMLEVREQSSPDSVYWLGSAKHNNEQAYLFRKFAAFWGTNNVDHQARICHSTTVAGVANTWGYGAMTNSYNDIHNSKSILIIGGNPAEAHPVSLQHVFKAKEQNNAQLIVIDPRFTRTAAHANQYLRLRPGTDVPVVWGMLWHIFKNGWEDKEFIRQRVYGLEEVKKEIAKWTPEEVERVSGVPENQVYAAAKTMADNRPGTFIWCMGGTQHTIGNNNTRAYCVFQLALGNMGTSGGGTNIFRGHDNVQGATDFGVLSHTLPGYYGLSKGAWGHWSKVWGVDYDWLAGRFEQASYEQSKGKDAMVMNTKGIPVSRWIDGVLEEKANIAQKDNVRVMVLWGHAPNSQTRGQEMKKAMEKLDMMVIIDPYPTVSAVMHDRTDGVYLLPAATQFETYGSVTASNRSLQWRDKVIEPIFESLPDHTIMYRLASKLGFADELFKHIKVENDEPLIEDITREFNNGMWTIGYTGQSPERMKKQQQNWGTFDYTSLLAEGGPCDGEYYGLPWPCWGTADMGHPGTPNLYDTSKPVAKGGLNFRARFGVERNGENLLAEGSYPVGNEIKNGHPEFTADLLKKLGWWDDLTPEEKKLAEGKNWKTDRSGGIQRVAIKHGCAPFGNAKARAVVWTFPDPVPVHREPLYTNRRDLVEKYPTYEDRKSFYRLPTRYGSIQAKDYSKDFPIILTSGRLVEYEGGGDESRSNPWLAELQQDMFIEMHPRDANNAGVRDGEDVWVEGAEGARIKVKALVTRRVAAGVAFMPFHFGGHFLGKDLRSKYPEGADPYVLGEACNTAMTYGYDSVTQMQETKCSLCRISKA